In Triticum aestivum cultivar Chinese Spring chromosome 5B, IWGSC CS RefSeq v2.1, whole genome shotgun sequence, the following proteins share a genomic window:
- the LOC123113716 gene encoding serine/threonine-protein phosphatase 7 long form homolog produces the protein MLALSIWSWERLPVGRPKTVKYEDWDHKDDPLRLPTWAYKWDVLNETTDDPSVMHKLYKIELETITAEQVEWEPYGRGEIFGNPIEFRLNLMCTRDRDRWHMRCPLICNWAVELHLPHRVYRQFGLF, from the exons atgctcgcactttccatatggagctgggagcgtttgccggttggacgaccgaagaccgtgaagtacgaggattgggaccACAAAGATgacccactacggctccccacttgggcttacaagtgggatgtgttaaatgagacgacggatgatccctcgGTCATGCACAAGTTGTACAAGATCGAGCTGGAGACGATCACGGCTGAGCAG gtggaatgggagccgtatggaagAGGGGAAATTTTTGGTaaccctatagagttcaggctgaatctgatgtgcactagggatagggatcGCTGGCATATGCGTTGCCCactcatatgcaactgggcggttgagcttcacctgccacatcgggtgtaccgccagtttggtttgttctag